One genomic segment of Erythrolamprus reginae isolate rEryReg1 chromosome 2, rEryReg1.hap1, whole genome shotgun sequence includes these proteins:
- the APOH gene encoding beta-2-glycoprotein 1, producing the protein MFPVLFSLCLVGITHVALADEDCPRPPEVPLATVNVNKEAYRPGEDIIYQCNPGYVPQSSSRRYVCPSSGKWPTIIFRCLPRKCTYPGPLNNGEIDIIDLNYLSVINFSCNTGFVLQGPESSQCQADGSWSASLPECQPVICPPPPVSEFGALSYRKIESGDTFIFQDRIKFSCLLPMALFGSETATCQADGSWTALPECKSVECPPPEPIEHGFINYALRGSFHYQDVVVYGCNIPYTMDEAAESRCEKTGTWSNIPTCKAPCNIPVKRATVLYNGQKIHVQEVKSMRHAETIWFFCKSKTESCSYKTPTQCIDGQLSIPDCLDEPNWFTNIFKKDPANMTPCSN; encoded by the exons ATGTTTCCAGTTCTGTTTAGCTTATGCCTAGTTGGAATAACCCATGTTGCTCTTGCGGATGAAG ATTGTCCTAGGCCTCCTGAAGTACCTCTGGCTACTGTCAATGTAAATAAAGAAGCATACAGACCAGGAGAAGACATTATATATCAATGTAATCCAGGTTATGTTCCCCAGTCTAGCTCACGGAGATACGTATGTCCTTCATCTGGTAAATGGCCTACCATTATATTCAGATGCCTAC CCAGGAAATGTACCTATCCTGGACCTTTGAACAATGGAGAAATAGACATCATTGACCTCAATTACCTGAGTGTCATAAACTTTTCCTGTAATACTGG GTTTGTTCTTCAAGGACCAGAAAGCAGCCAATGCCAGGCAGATGGGAGCTGGAGTGCAAGCCTGCCTGAATGCCAAC CTGTAATTTGCCCTCCACCTCCAGTTTCTGAATTTGGAGCTCTCTCTTATCGTAAAATTGAGTCTGGAGATACATTTATTTTCCAAGACAGAATCAAATTTAGTTGTCTGTTACCTATGGCACTGTTTGGAAGTGAAACAGCTACCTGTCAAGCTGATGGAAGTTGGACTGCATTACCTGAATGCAAAT CTGTAGAATGTCCGCCTCCAGAACCAATAGAACATGGATTCATAAACTATGCTCTTCGTGGTTCTTTTCATTATCAAGATGTTGTGGTTTATGGTTGTAATATACCTTATACTATGGATGAAGCTGCAGAATCAAGGTGTGAGAAAACAGGAACTTGGTCAAATATACCAACTTGCAAAG CACCATGTAACATACCAGTGAAAAGAGCGACGGTGTTATACAATGGGCAGAAAATACATGTGCAAGAAGTTAAGAGTATGCGACATGCTGAAACAATCTGGTTTTTCTGTAAAAGTAAGACAGAGAGCTGCAGTTATAAAACACCAACTCAATGCATAGATGGACAACTTTCAATTCCTGACTGTCTTGACG AACCTAACTGGTTTACCAACATATTCAAAAAAGATCCAGCAAACATGACTCCATGTAGTAACTGA